A window of Rhodococcus sp. SGAir0479 contains these coding sequences:
- a CDS encoding bifunctional phosphatase PAP2/diacylglycerol kinase family protein, whose amino-acid sequence MRLSSELPASRLDGGLRRLSTAANHSVLWMGIGAGMALGGRRARRAAVRGLLSVAGASAVSNAVLKPLLPRRRPPAGTAEFAMRRGLPAPRSSSFPSGHSASAAAFATGVALEYPAVGIALAPLAAAVAYSRVHTGVHWPSDVVVGMGVGAAVALSTRRWWAVRDEEPATLGPDHPTHALPDGAGMVVFVNPGSGTDDGTIRDEVLKYLPDAEVIEFDGDRDFGAQIDEVVADRSPRALGVCGGDGTVVTVVDAAVRHDLPLAVFPGGTLNHFARDAGVGDVASTADAIATGSAELVDLGRIRVDGHQESAFVNTASLGGYPDSVRLRERWQPKLGKWPAAGLAMARVLASAQPLPVTIDGAEHTLWMLFVGNGRYSPRNQVPMSRPEIHRGTLDVRYLLADRRFSRTRLVSAALTGTLGASPTYVQRNVRSLTVEIDGDPVALATDGEVVADGRRFQFHSEPQRVVLYRKL is encoded by the coding sequence ATGCGCCTGAGTTCCGAGCTCCCGGCGTCCCGACTGGACGGCGGACTGCGCCGGTTGAGCACCGCCGCGAACCACAGCGTGCTGTGGATGGGCATCGGTGCCGGCATGGCGCTGGGGGGCCGTCGTGCGCGCCGCGCCGCGGTCCGCGGACTGCTGTCGGTCGCCGGCGCCAGCGCGGTGTCCAACGCGGTCCTCAAGCCGCTGCTCCCGCGCCGGCGACCGCCCGCCGGCACGGCCGAGTTCGCGATGCGGCGCGGTCTCCCGGCGCCCCGCTCCTCGTCGTTCCCGTCGGGGCACTCGGCGTCGGCGGCGGCATTCGCGACCGGAGTAGCGCTCGAGTACCCCGCGGTCGGCATCGCGCTCGCCCCGCTCGCCGCGGCCGTCGCCTACTCGCGGGTGCACACGGGAGTGCACTGGCCGTCGGACGTGGTGGTGGGAATGGGCGTGGGGGCCGCGGTCGCGCTCTCGACCCGGCGGTGGTGGGCCGTCCGGGACGAGGAGCCGGCGACGCTGGGGCCGGACCACCCGACCCACGCGCTCCCCGACGGCGCCGGCATGGTGGTCTTCGTCAACCCCGGCTCCGGCACCGACGACGGCACGATCCGCGACGAGGTACTGAAGTACCTGCCGGACGCCGAGGTAATCGAGTTCGACGGGGACCGCGACTTCGGCGCCCAGATCGACGAGGTCGTCGCCGACCGCTCCCCGCGCGCGCTGGGCGTCTGCGGCGGCGACGGCACGGTCGTCACCGTGGTCGACGCCGCGGTCCGGCACGACCTGCCGCTGGCCGTCTTCCCGGGCGGCACGCTGAACCACTTCGCCCGCGATGCCGGCGTCGGGGACGTCGCGTCCACCGCCGACGCGATCGCCACCGGCAGCGCCGAACTCGTCGACCTGGGTCGGATCCGGGTGGACGGTCATCAGGAGTCCGCGTTCGTCAACACTGCGAGCCTGGGCGGATACCCCGACTCGGTGCGGCTGCGCGAGCGTTGGCAGCCCAAGCTCGGGAAGTGGCCCGCCGCGGGACTGGCCATGGCCCGGGTGCTCGCGTCGGCGCAACCGCTGCCGGTGACCATCGACGGCGCCGAGCACACCCTGTGGATGCTGTTCGTCGGCAACGGCCGCTATTCGCCGCGGAATCAGGTCCCGATGTCGCGACCCGAGATCCACCGCGGCACCCTCGACGTGCGGTACCTCCTCGCCGACCGGCGCTTCTCGCGGACCCGGCTGGTCTCGGCGGCACTCACGGGCACGCTCGGCGCCTCCCCCACGTACGTGCAGCGCAACGTGCGCTCACTGACCGTGGAGATCGACGGCGATCCCGTGGCGCTGGCGACCGACGGCGAGGTGGTCGCCGACGGTCGTCGCTTCCAGTTCCACAGCGAGCCCCAGCGCGTGGTGCTCTACCGCAAGCTCTAG
- the prcB gene encoding proteasome subunit beta — MNTGFTYGSNLSSFTEHLRLHAPELLPGNRMNMSRTGSDGDTADIAPHGTTIVALTFAGGVVIAGDRRATMGNLIASRDVEKVFVTDDFSAAGIAGTAGVAIELVRLFAVELEHYEKIEGVQLTFDGKANRLSSMVRGNLGAAMQGLAVVPLLVGFDLDAADPERAGRIVSYDVVGGRYEERAGYHAVGSGSLFAKASLKKLYREGGDEASALRMAVEALYDAADDDSATGGPDMVRSIYPTAVSISSAGAAYVPAERTAEIARAVVADRTEEGRTPR; from the coding sequence ATGAACACGGGGTTCACCTACGGATCGAACCTGTCGTCGTTCACCGAGCACCTGCGCCTCCACGCACCGGAATTGCTGCCCGGAAATCGAATGAACATGAGCCGCACCGGTTCGGACGGCGACACCGCCGACATCGCGCCTCACGGCACGACGATCGTGGCCCTCACGTTCGCCGGTGGTGTCGTGATCGCCGGCGACCGGCGGGCCACGATGGGCAACCTCATCGCGAGCCGTGACGTCGAGAAGGTGTTCGTCACCGACGACTTCTCGGCGGCCGGCATCGCGGGCACCGCCGGGGTGGCGATCGAACTCGTGCGCCTGTTCGCGGTGGAACTCGAGCACTACGAGAAGATCGAGGGCGTCCAGCTGACCTTCGACGGCAAGGCCAATCGGTTGTCGTCGATGGTCCGGGGCAACCTGGGTGCGGCGATGCAGGGCTTGGCCGTGGTACCGCTGCTGGTCGGATTCGACCTCGACGCCGCGGACCCCGAGAGGGCCGGCCGGATCGTGTCCTACGACGTCGTCGGCGGGCGGTACGAGGAACGCGCCGGCTACCACGCTGTCGGGTCCGGATCGCTGTTCGCCAAGGCGTCGCTCAAGAAGCTCTACCGCGAGGGCGGCGACGAGGCGTCGGCGTTGCGGATGGCAGTCGAGGCGCTGTACGACGCGGCGGACGACGACTCCGCGACGGGCGGGCCGGACATGGTGCGGTCCATCTACCCGACCGCCGTCTCGATTTCCTCCGCGGGCGCCGCATACGTCCCCGCGGAACGCACCGCCGAGATCGCTCGTGCCGTGGTGGCCGACCGTACCGAGGAAGGACGCACTCCGCGATGA
- the dop gene encoding depupylase/deamidase Dop, with the protein MQRIIGIEVEYGISSPNEPSANPILTSTQAVLAYAAAAGVPRAKRTRWDYEVESPLRDARGFDLGRLNGPAPVIDADEVGAANMILTNGARLYVDHAHPEYSAPEVTDPMDAVIWDKAGERVMEAAARHASSVPGAPRLQLYKNNVDGKGASYGTHENYLMSRETPFSAVITGLSPFFASRQVVCGSGRVGMGQGGDVPGFQLSQRADYIEVEVGLETTLKRGIINTRDEPHADADKYRRLHVIIGDANLAEMSTYLKVGTTALVLDLIEAGVDLTDLQLARPVTAVHHISHDPTLRATVALADGRELTGLALQRIYLDRVAKFVDREGNDDPRAADIIDKWAMVLDLLERDPMECAHLLDWPAKLRLLEGFRQREGLSWSAPRLHLIDLQYSDVRLEKGLYNRLVARGSMERLVSEQQVLDAVHNPPTDTRAFFRGECLRRFGADIAAASWDSVIFDLGGESLVRIPTLEPLRGSRAHVGELLDSVDSAAELVNQLTN; encoded by the coding sequence ATGCAGCGGATCATCGGTATCGAGGTCGAGTACGGCATCTCCTCGCCCAACGAGCCTTCGGCCAACCCGATTCTGACGTCGACGCAGGCGGTGCTGGCGTACGCGGCGGCGGCGGGGGTGCCCCGCGCCAAGCGCACGCGCTGGGACTACGAGGTGGAATCCCCGCTCCGTGACGCCCGCGGGTTCGACCTGGGACGACTCAACGGCCCCGCCCCGGTGATCGACGCCGACGAGGTGGGCGCGGCCAACATGATCCTCACCAACGGGGCACGGCTGTACGTCGACCACGCGCATCCGGAGTACTCGGCGCCCGAGGTGACCGACCCGATGGACGCGGTGATCTGGGACAAGGCCGGAGAGCGCGTCATGGAGGCCGCCGCCCGGCACGCGTCCAGTGTGCCCGGAGCGCCACGGCTGCAGTTGTACAAGAACAACGTGGACGGCAAGGGCGCCTCGTACGGCACCCACGAGAACTACCTGATGTCCCGCGAGACGCCGTTCTCGGCCGTGATCACCGGGTTGTCCCCGTTCTTCGCGTCACGACAGGTCGTGTGCGGCTCGGGGCGGGTGGGAATGGGGCAGGGCGGCGACGTGCCCGGCTTCCAGCTCTCCCAGCGCGCCGACTACATCGAGGTCGAGGTGGGGCTCGAGACGACGCTCAAGCGCGGCATCATCAACACCCGCGACGAACCGCACGCCGACGCCGACAAGTACCGCCGCCTGCACGTCATCATCGGTGACGCGAACCTCGCCGAGATGTCGACGTATCTCAAGGTCGGCACCACCGCGCTGGTGCTCGATCTGATCGAGGCCGGCGTCGATCTCACCGACCTGCAGCTCGCGCGCCCGGTCACCGCCGTTCACCACATCAGCCACGACCCGACGTTGCGCGCCACGGTCGCCCTCGCCGACGGGCGGGAACTGACCGGACTGGCGTTGCAGCGGATCTACCTCGACCGGGTGGCCAAGTTCGTCGACCGCGAGGGCAACGACGACCCGCGGGCAGCGGACATCATCGACAAGTGGGCGATGGTGCTGGACCTGCTCGAGCGCGATCCCATGGAGTGCGCGCACCTGCTCGACTGGCCTGCGAAACTGCGTCTGCTGGAAGGGTTCCGCCAGCGCGAGGGACTGTCGTGGTCGGCGCCCCGACTGCACCTGATCGACCTGCAGTACTCGGACGTCCGGTTGGAGAAGGGCCTGTACAACCGCCTGGTGGCCCGCGGCTCGATGGAACGGCTGGTGAGTGAACAGCAGGTCCTGGACGCCGTGCACAATCCGCCCACCGACACCCGCGCCTTCTTCCGTGGTGAGTGCCTGCGGCGGTTCGGTGCCGACATCGCGGCCGCGAGCTGGGACTCGGTGATCTTCGACCTCGGTGGTGAATCGCTCGTCCGGATCCCCACGCTGGAACCGTTGCGGGGCAGCCGCGCACACGTCGGTGAACTCCTCGACTCGGTGGATTCCGCGGCCGAGCTCGTCAATCAGCTTACGAACTGA
- the prcA gene encoding proteasome subunit alpha: MTLPYYASAEQIMRDRSELARKGIARGRSVIVLTFADGVLFVAENPSTALHKVSELYDRLGFAAVGKYNEFENLRRAGIVHADMRGYSYDRRDVTGRSLANGYAQTLGTIFTEQPKPYEVEICVAEVGPHGAPPQAQLYRITYDGSIVDEQHFVVMGGTTEPIVTALRESYRPGMDLAEAVTVAVTALLDGGSGNGDADRRTIGVASLEVAVLDQSRPRRAFRRIAGAALEPLLPPAATSTGGTGNGEFEQSGSGDAPGAGDTAGSD; this comes from the coding sequence ATGACGCTTCCGTACTATGCCTCCGCCGAGCAGATCATGCGCGATCGCTCGGAGTTGGCGCGCAAGGGAATTGCGCGCGGACGGAGTGTCATCGTGTTGACCTTCGCGGACGGGGTGCTGTTCGTCGCGGAGAATCCCTCCACGGCGCTGCACAAGGTCAGCGAGCTCTACGACCGCCTCGGTTTCGCGGCCGTCGGCAAGTACAACGAGTTCGAGAATCTGCGGCGTGCCGGGATCGTGCACGCCGACATGCGGGGGTACTCGTACGACCGCCGGGACGTGACCGGGCGTTCGCTGGCCAACGGGTACGCGCAGACGCTCGGCACGATCTTCACCGAGCAGCCCAAGCCGTACGAGGTGGAGATCTGCGTCGCGGAGGTCGGGCCGCACGGCGCGCCCCCGCAGGCACAGCTGTACCGCATCACGTACGACGGTTCCATCGTCGACGAGCAGCACTTCGTGGTGATGGGCGGTACCACCGAGCCCATCGTGACGGCGTTGCGTGAGTCCTACCGTCCCGGAATGGATCTCGCCGAGGCGGTCACTGTTGCGGTGACGGCGCTGCTGGACGGCGGATCGGGCAACGGCGACGCCGATCGACGAACCATCGGTGTGGCGAGCCTGGAGGTGGCGGTCCTGGACCAGTCCCGTCCGCGGCGGGCGTTCCGGCGCATCGCCGGGGCTGCACTCGAGCCGCTGCTGCCGCCCGCCGCGACGTCCACCGGCGGGACCGGCAACGGCGAGTTCGAGCAGTCCGGATCGGGCGATGCCCCCGGGGCCGGGGACACCGCCGGATCCGACTAG
- a CDS encoding ubiquitin-like protein Pup produces MAQEQTKRTGGGDDDDAPIGEGAAGQERREKLAEDTDDLLDEIDDVLEENAEDFVRAYVQKGGQ; encoded by the coding sequence ATGGCCCAGGAGCAGACCAAGCGTACCGGTGGTGGCGACGACGACGATGCCCCGATCGGGGAGGGCGCGGCCGGGCAGGAGCGTCGCGAGAAGTTGGCGGAGGACACCGACGATCTGCTCGACGAGATCGACGACGTGCTCGAAGAGAACGCCGAGGACTTCGTGCGCGCCTACGTCCAGAAGGGCGGCCAGTGA
- a CDS encoding nitroreductase family deazaflavin-dependent oxidoreductase encodes MNRVGLNRVVRLVAGYLPGFALVHHTGRRSGRDYTTPVNAFRIGNGYRFALTYGRESDWARNVLAAGECDVTVRGRRIHLVDPRLETDRSARWAPAPVAAVLRRIGAENYLQCRLDLQ; translated from the coding sequence ATGAACCGCGTCGGTCTCAACCGGGTGGTGAGACTCGTCGCCGGGTATCTGCCAGGCTTCGCCCTGGTGCACCACACCGGGCGTCGCTCCGGACGCGATTACACGACGCCGGTCAACGCGTTTCGGATCGGCAACGGCTATCGCTTCGCGCTGACCTACGGCCGGGAGAGCGACTGGGCGCGCAACGTTCTGGCGGCGGGGGAGTGTGACGTGACCGTGCGCGGACGCCGCATCCATCTGGTCGATCCGCGGCTCGAGACCGACCGCTCCGCGCGCTGGGCGCCGGCGCCGGTGGCCGCGGTGCTCCGGCGGATCGGGGCGGAGAACTACCTGCAATGCCGCCTGGACCTGCAGTGA